Proteins found in one Hemitrygon akajei chromosome 32, sHemAka1.3, whole genome shotgun sequence genomic segment:
- the LOC140719793 gene encoding dnaJ homolog subfamily C member 5B-like — MTNRLERSNSMQGETLYRILQLPRKSSPEEVKAAYRKLALRYHPDKNPDDPTAAEHFKEINRAHRILSDRRKKRIYDSYGSAGLHMASMLGEDGENFMAARNHCFMKFVTYFCAIVTCCCCCCCCCYCCGKCLRKDMHTDDLNPILVQPYTVNRETSPVSQEFDLSENN, encoded by the exons ATGACCAACAGACTGGAGCGATCCAACTCAATGCAAGGTGAAACCCTTTACAGAATTTTACAATTGCCAAGGAAATCTTCACCGGAAGAGGTCAAGGCAGCATACAG AAAGCTAGCTCTGAGGTACCATCCAGATAAAAATCCCGATGACCCCACGGCAGCTGAGCATTTCAAGGAAATAAACAGAGCCCACAGGATCCTCTCTGATCGAAGAAAGAAACGTATCTATGACTCGTACGGTTCAGCTGGGCTACACATGGCCTCCATGCTAGGGGAGGATGGGGAGAACTTCATGGCCGCAAGGAACCACTGCTTCATGAAG TTTGTGACCTATTTCTGTGCAATCGTAACGtgctgttgttgctgctgctgctgttgttaCTGCTGTGGCAAATGTTTGCGAAAAGATATGCACACAG aTGACTTAAACCCTATTCTGGTCCAACCGTACACTGTGAACAGAGAAACCAGTCCAGTAAGCCAAGAGTTTGATCTCAGCGAAAACAATTAA